The Tachysurus fulvidraco isolate hzauxx_2018 chromosome 4, HZAU_PFXX_2.0, whole genome shotgun sequence DNA window tttgttttttagcctAGAGTAGTTCTTTCTGTTCTCACATGTTCCTAATTCTCAAAccctttattttgaaatgtgttATAACGTCAAAGAGGAAACACGCACCGACTTCCTGTGTAGCGTGTATTAGACGCGATTCATTGCGAGGTGAGATGGATTCAAATATGTAGTCAAAAGGCGAATTATATGAGCTTTTTTAAAAACCCGATAGAGACTTTATTTAAGCCGTGCTATGTTCAAACCACGTCacacttttatttaacattgaCTAAAAAAAGTGTCCTATAAACATGTAGTAAATAAGTTTTTTAtcattctttttccttctcAGCTATACTTACAGATATGACTCACGAAGGCTCTCTGGAGGATTTCCCCACCGAAATCGCTGAATACATGACTGGTTTCCTGACTTCTGTAAACTCGGTCCAAAATGTTATCCAGACCCTCATGTCTCTGTCGAAGCCCGAACATATAAAGGTTGGCTGTATATAAATGTCGCAACAGCACACAAATAGGATTAAGTGCAGACACAGGACAAGTGTGGTTACAGGACAcccattttaataaatgttttaattgttttgttccAGCTTGGCCCCCTTGAGCAAGCCAAAGTCGACTTACTGTCAGCATACGCACTCAATTCCCTATTCTGGAGTGCGTATTTCAGCAGTTCTACAGCACAGTAAATACACATATTTTATGCCAATAAAAACTaatcgctttctttctttctttctttctttctttctttctttctttctttctttctttctttctttctttctttcttattagtGTACTTGGTAACACAAGGAGTGAATCCAAAAGATCATGGAATCAAACAGGAACTGGTAAGAATCACCATACTGTAGCATTTTGAAAACCAGATAATAAATGTAACATGGGATTTTATGAAAATGTatgatttaaaattattactATAAATTGGAAACAAGTTTTTGCacgacaggtttttttttagtcaaaaCATACTTAGTGTTGGAGACATTGGACCTCATTTATCATGCGGAATACTAACacgtttttattcattttgttattgTAATTTGCtcataaaattgtaaaatactgtaaattcaGAAAGGTTTTGCATTTAAACTGATGTCCAAAATGTGAGTATACTTATAGCTATAAAAATCAGTAATGTAGTGCTTTATGAACATCAGTTCATATAAGTTGCTTTGTTTAACGTAATTTGCATGGGTTATCTCCCTTGCATTACTGCTGTATTTTGCCTCCTTAAGATTCACTGAACATTTGCAAtagttgtgtacagtgtatagatgAATCCCAACATCATCTTGCCACTGTTTGAAAGGGGTCAGATATGCAGAAATTGTTTGAAAAACAAAGATTATtcataaacttttaaaaaaaaattcttaagaATGGtggaaagttaaaaaaaacctgctatcacaaaacataaaaacagtaaatgatCATTCAGGTCACCATAAACAGTTAAACGAGTATCACATatgtaaaatactgtattaaactgagtgatttgtttaaattcGGTTGTTATTTTATCATCTAGACTATATGTAAACATCTGATATGAAATAGCTTATTCAGGGCagtactaaataataataattaagcaaagttaaattcttattttattttaattgttgacTTTTTCAGATTATGGCATATGTGAATTTATGAGACCAACTATATCTTTTTTTGGTGCCTTGTTATTGCAAGTAGTGTTAGCAACAGGTTATCCAGCTTATAATAATATGAGAGTAGTAACTCTAATGTTGTTGATTATCTTTTCAACAATTTGTATgaatagttttatatatttaatcaagTACTATGTGTGATATAAAGCCAAAACTCCTAGAAACCAAGTAGTGTTACTTTACAATCTACAAATTGGGAAAGAACTGGTAGTTAAAAAGGCTACCCCAAGATGATGTGTTCAAATTTCAGTTTAGGGGATgtttctttcacttttactgGGCTACTTTGTCAGTCAAGAGTGCACCATGCTGTCTGATTAGGAAAATTCTCCATATTTCCTTCCCATTGTGCAAATTGAAATGCTTGAATGCTTCTGTATTTCTAAATCTTGGCACTTTTATTAGGCTTTTATACCTTAAATCTTTATGATCATCATTTAGGGTGGGAGGTGCTATCAAAATTAGCTAGTCCGACCCTATTAAAGATAAATCCTGCTCCACCATGGCAGAATAAACAGAGCCGAATCCCCAGCAACAGagacactttattttatttgcattaaaaagCGCTGACAATACATAGGAATAGTTATTGGGTTGTTTGCATGTAATGCattcacacatttttctttatcATATAAAAATGGTTTTATTTCATCCAGTTGAGAAGCAGTTTAAAAACGATAAACAGATTACAAAGTGACAAAGCTAAAAActgactttttgttttttttgttttccacttCAATTCAATACCATTACCTCTTTataaaaaacccccaaaactgacagttatgcaaaaaaaaaacatacatagtGCTCAATAGGAAACAAATTACTGTTGATTTTTTAAATGTCCATGGGAACTGgacatttaaaataagttaatatgaaaataactaatgtattataataatgaagTAATAGTGTTTGAATTACAGTAGAGTATAGTAAAATACAAAGTAAATAGTAAAAGTACAGTTTCTCTTGCCTGAATGCCATATTCATAGATccattataaaaagaaaactaaaaaattatttttttccccccatactTTCTACAATACattgtatttcttttaatatGAAATTGTCAGACTTTAATTACACTTTGAGAATGATAAGGTAATAGTGTGCGAAATGGGGAAATCCACAAAATCCAAAAGACTGCAGACAACATCTCCAGTGTAGAGGTAGTTTGATTTTCTTAATTATGATGTTACACAGCACAACATTAAGTTTACTAGAAAGTGTGgatatatttgtatttctaaacataAACCTGTTGTAGCAATTCATTCAAGCATTGGTTTATTCAGACAGCACAAATTCAGTAAGACGACAAAGTTGAAGAATAGAAAAAAGCTTGTTTTGCAATCATCTTGGCCAATGTAGCCAGACGTTGTTATTCTTGGCTTATAGGAGAAGAACCCAAatgtggttttctgctgttgtaaccCATCCAAAattagttttaatgttttactaTGCCATAATGAAGGTTACTGAGATCTCCAttttgatgtttaatgtgaaatcTACCTGAAGCTCTTAACCTCTGTCTGTATGATTAAACATCCCATGTCCCATACcattagataattgcatgaatgagtagGTTTAGAAGTGATCTTTATAAAGAGCTTAGTGCATGTAGCAGCTTTCAATGTTGTATTGGGCTAAAACTCAGATGATTAAATCAAGAACCAAGATAAAATCACAAATCTTTCTCTTGGTGGCTTGGACCCTGTTGGTGGTTAATTTCCAGATAATCCTTGTTGATTTGAGTTTAATATAAAGCAATCACAAAGTGTTGTGAAAATGCTGGCACACTTAATGATGGACTTTAAGGCTGGATATGGTTacagtttattactgtttaatacagttTTACTTTTCTTAAACATGtcctcatttcttttatttttatatttgctaGATCAAGTTATCTTCAGTCAGTTTTGAATAACTATTTGCATCTTAACTATTAATTATTTTGTCATCGTCCTACGGGGTGTCCTGAAAGTTttcatacatatatgtatgatATAGGGGAATATGTATACCAATACCATGGTAATTGTGCCTTTTTCAGTGGATCAGAGTCAGGTTCGAATACAAAATGTGTTGACGCACagaaggaatttggttccagctgtttgtgactctcaaaagtacggacctaaataacactatactatacaagacaagataatacagattatacaagacagtgcagatgtgatacaatataggcaagatcagttatgtacataaagtgtgagaagtgcatggtagtgcaaataatattgtgtaatattatgcttttgtgcaatATGCAGCAGTAGTGCGTAACATATACGGGTGATGTGATGGCTGAcggttctgataatgcagtacttctagctatgaagcagggaatataattatggtgagttgttaattagggtgattgtctggggaaagaaactgttcctgtgtctggcagttttagtaagcatgGTTGTGGATGTCCATTTCTTGGTTGGTCTGCAACAGTTCCAGTCTTTTTAAGTTCGTCTTTGGAAGTTTGGCACAAGTATGAAAAATTTTGTATGACATTTTACTAAAAGAGTATTAGACACTGTGTATTATGCCATAATTGTCTATTGTAtggccactagatggcactgtGTTTCTTGATTTTGATTTGTTAGTTGGAGTCACATGATAAGAGGTAGAGCATGAAAAGATACTGATATGCTTGATAATTACTAGGAATCTGTAATTATTGTTTGCAGTTTCACAAGATTATTGGAATCTGGATTAAGTAAACACCAACGTCACACCACCACAGtaatacaacaataaaacactcttaaaatcttaaaattattcattgttAGGGCTTTGTGTCATGGTGCATTTTTCTGCTGGCAGTAGCTATTAGAAGATGGGTAAATTGTGATCATAAAGAGATGCACATATTCATCAGCATTACTCAGAAGGCTATGGCCATCAGTCGGCAATACAATGTTAATAACAGACACAAAGTTTGCCAGGTAAACAATACACTTCccacaattgtacagagtgGTTATCTGAATAGCTGTAGCCTTTCTCTCAGCTCAAACCAGGTttgccattctcctctgacctctctcaacAAGGCGTTTCCATCTGCTGCTTACAGGATGTTTTTTCTATATTGCACCAATCTGTGTAAATGGAGTGGGATAGGTGATCCTAATAAAGTACTGAATGTTATGATTACCAATgaagattaaaaacaataaattgtgATAAAACCAGgtatttttttgcactgacaagCAGGAACTTGACAATGGATTTTTACAAAACATAACGTGAAATTCTAGCTTAATGTATCTTTAAAAGCATGTAATGTCCATTAAGatgcttattttttattaaaaatttcaAATCACACCTAATTTTACACTCCATAGGAGAGAATCCGGACTTACATGAACAGGATAAAGGAGATCACAGACAAGAAAAAAGCAGCATGTCTGGACAAAGAAGCAGCATCTCGGTTTATCAGGAACGCACTGTGGGTTGGAGAGGTAACCAGAGACAAAGAAAGCATGTTATAGCACATCAAGCCAATCAAAGGAAACTGAGTTGAGGACCCAAAATTCTGAGGCTGAACTATACACATGTGCAGGATGTGTCTTTTATCATCCATGTGATTTCTCTCATCATTGTGGCATTTCTTCTTTTCCACCACAGTTTTGCCTGCCAGCAGATTTGTCTGAATATAATTTTGTTGAATGATCTGTTTTCATGATAAGATTTCAGTGGGAAGTAgatgtttacatactgtataacctgCATCAAGTTGTAAAGGTTATATGAGAAATGGCATGCAAGGTTTCTGTtaatgtatacaaataaaagttcAGATATGCATAAACTGGATCTTGAGATGCTGCtttagttatttgttttattaacatatCGATACAAAAGAAATTTAAGCTGTGATTAATTTTCAGAATGTCTAAACCACTTTTTACGGGCCTtgtattcaaattcaatttgtgtgtagcgcttttaacaattcccattatCTCAAaccagctttacagaagtatagaaacagaatagggaagatatatatatatatatccttctGCAGTATGTATTTTAAGTGCTGTTGAGGGTAGATCACAGTAGATCAGGAGGGAGGGAACACACACTGGATGGCACATGGCATCGTATTGCACTCTCCTAACAGCAAGTTTTTGGGAAGTTGGAGGAAACGAATAAACGAGGAAGGAGCCCATACCATGGACCTGAAAGGTAGGGTGAGACACAGACCAACttgtatattaaaatgaaaaaccaTGAAGAATAGTTTTAGAAAACAAAGATTAGGAAAAAATCAGGAATAATGGGGTTTTGTAAGCACACCCCTAAATTAATACTTTAGATTTTATCACACCATTCATTCTTAATTGGGagattgttgtcacatgaaTGGAACAGTACTTGCAGAAATTGCTTCAATTCTTCTCATCAATTTTAGGGTGATGTCCCATTAGAAATGTCACTGTTGTaccatattttctttatttgtcgaTTATTGTCTTTATAGTGTTCCATGTTCTATTCAATGTCTTGCAATTTTTTGTAACCCTTTCgtaattcatattttttaacaatgaaatcCTGTACATGATGTGTAAGCTTTTGCAGCCCATGGTTTTCCAGTTAGATATCTTCAAGATGATGTACTTTATTTGGTTTTAATCAGTCTTTTTAATTGATGACAGGTATTGACTGATTCTGAACACTGCCACAATTCCTATTATAAAGGTATGGGCACTCTTATGCAACCAGTTTAttgtacatgttttatttttattctttccccCTAAAATGATTcttattgtttttcattttaatatttaagttGTAATTTCAcaacaggggggcacggtggcttagtgggtattGCAcgttgatgcccgatgacgcctgagataggcacaggctccccgtgacccgaggtagttcggataaagcggtagaaaatgaatgaatgaatttcacaaCAAAGATGTATGTTTCCACATGTTTCTTGGTGACTACTCTAAACAAATCAAGGTACCAAACTAAGGTTTGGTGTTCCataaggttctgttttaggtcCAATGCTTTTCTCCCTACTGTATCTAAGctaccccttggtgcaattatttgtaaacatggtattagcttccacttTTATGCTGATAACATGCAGCTGTATGTTTTAGCTatgtcagatgtgagtcaccagcttaataagattgaagattgtgtgaaggacatcagacagtggatgcttactaactttCTTTTGCTTAACTcttgacaagacagaagtgcttttactaggaccacaggcagccagatgtaagctttctgattacaaaGTAAGACTGGATGGGCTTTCTTTTTCAtgatgtgcagcagtaaaagaccttggtgtgattattgacatTGGCTTCTTATTTGAAGCTCACATATATCACAAtggtagccttctttcatctcagaaatattgctaaaatAAGAAATTTAATGTCAATACCTCTAGgatggattattgtaatgctttactgtctgaaTGTTCCAgcaggagcataaacaagctacAGTTAGTCCAGAGTCATAACTAGAACATTGACTCCCAGTcaaatttcacattgattataaaatactattactaacctttaaagcacttaatggttgTATGCCAACGTACATGAGTTTTCAAcgtacatctttttttttattttttatttttatgatccgtcacacctactttgatcaaaaggtgcaggatatttggtagaacctcaagtacaaaaggctagATCAGGGGGCAGAACTTGTtcttacagagccccacagttatggaacagccttCCACTTAGAGTTCGGGATTCAGACATAATCCTAGTGTTTAGGTCCAggcaaaaaacacatttgtttagtctagctttttataTATAGCCTTTCTTAGGTAAAGAAGCAGATCTGGAtggttcatgggcatagagtgtttggtgatcTGGGATGTCACCTTACCACCCTCCCAAGttgctcaggtttgcagactgtgaaGGGGTGGGACACTTTACATCCCAGAAACCCCTAATGTCTGTGCCACCTGCTGACTCTTGTCTATCACCTGATTACACgactgatttctctctctctctctctctctctctctctgtctctgtctctgtctctgtttctgtttctgtctctgtctctctcagtgttCCAAGTCCGTAGTCCGATCGTCTTACGGTCctacttcatcaatcctgatgttctaccctggttggagtcttgtcGCATGGTGGTCACCCTGCTTACATGTAAGAAGTGAGCAAACTTGccagtttctttattttcaacAAGTATTTATGGCAGTAGGTATAATCTGTTTTGACAGATTATACTGGGTAATTGGTGCAGGCTCTGtacatatttttacatattgcatattttgtattttcaaacattttcaaaagtatttttttggtCTTGTTTGACATTTAATCTTTTGGAAAAGTCATTGAAAGGCAATGAAGATGTGGAAGGTGGTTGGAAAATTATTCTATGTGAGACTAATTAAAACGTGGAGGAGAGCTTCATAATGGCTTTTGTTGGCATTGCCTAAGGGTTTAATTAAGCAGACTCCTGTCTTATGATATGATTTGGCATATTGCATTTGGTTTAAAGCCCTTTAGCAAGGCTGAACAAAAGAAATTCAAAACATGCACAAGAAGGTCAGTCAGCATGTTTTGTGATGAGGAAATTTTCATCCTTCTTAGAGGAATGACTACACATGATATGGGATAGTTTGGCAGCTTTATTGTAACAAAGCAatcacattgttttttttgtcaaaccACGCAAAAACTAGAAACCCTTTGCCCTAGGACCTTGTCAAGTTTTGTGCACACTTCTGACATTTATGGATTCCTTATGCATAAAATGCATGACTCCTTATGCATCTAATGCagtttttcaaattaaaaatgttagaGGATTTCCTTAAATTTGCTGTTATGTTTTTGGTCCCTTAAAAGTCAATACAAATCAATAGCTTCTTACTGGTTACATTTTTGCtatgattaaatatttttattctgattggaGTGGTCCCAAATTACAGGGCATGAATGGTTCACTGAACAGAAG harbors:
- the LOC113644918 gene encoding nuclear nucleic acid-binding protein C1D — its product is MGKGGHNKGWDQQAKRKHAPTSCVACIRRDSLRAILTDMTHEGSLEDFPTEIAEYMTGFLTSVNSVQNVIQTLMSLSKPEHIKLGPLEQAKVDLLSAYALNSLFWMYLVTQGVNPKDHGIKQELERIRTYMNRIKEITDKKKAACLDKEAASRFIRNALWVGEVTRDKESML